The Montipora foliosa isolate CH-2021 chromosome 6, ASM3666993v2, whole genome shotgun sequence genome includes the window CATCTCTCTGTTGGCTCTTTTTTGGTCGCTTTTTGTTCAAGCCGAAGGTATCAAGGGCCTCATCCAAGGCGGCATCTTCCTCTGCAGTATCCCCATCACCATCTTGGacatcttttctttcttttcctttactattTCCTGTGGAGGAAGCAGTAGAAGAACTTGATTCTTCAACGTGACTAAAAGTCACGATTTCCCTGCAACCCAGCACAGAATCTATCTCATCATAGAATGGTGCAGTTTTCCTATCACCGCCGGTCTGATTGCGATTATGATCCTTAGCGGCCTTATATCGTTCTTTCAAATGCTTCATTTTGCGTTGACACTGGGTGCTGGTGATCGTCCTTTTGGTCTTCTTCGATAGTTCTTGAGCTATCTCCTCCCAAACCTGCCTTGCGTGCCTGGATTCGAGCCTTGAGTGTTTGTCACGCCACAACTGAACAAGGGTAAATTGTTCTCCGTCTGTCCACTTTTCATACGCTCTACCTCCTTTGGATCGCTCTTCCGTGCCAGCGCTGGAGTCCGTAAGGGAATCAGGCGTTGACGGCCGCGAAGGAGAAGTTGTAGCGCTCGAACCCGCCTCGAGGTTGGTGTAGGATGTAGCGTGTGATGGCGCCCAAACTGGCTCAGTGGTCACGATCGGGGCAGTCGGCATAAAATTGCCATAATTCCTGTCTTGCATGGCCGCCTGATTCTGCCAAAAGAAATATCCGGGCCCAAAACGATCTTGTTGGGAAGAATTTTCATCCCAATGAACGTCGCGAAGACTAGCTCTAGCATCGAAACCGTTCATCTTTACCGCTGCGTGAGAATGAAATtttatccggaaattttttccATCGCGTGCACATTTCATGGACGTGTTTGTCACAAAATAAACAGAAAAGCGCAAATGTCCACGAAAAGTCCTGCTCCGAGGCAGGACAGCGGTGCTTTTGAAGAATGGCCACGAAAAGACAAAGATGGCCGTGTACGGCCATCTAGGTCGCACTTGGCCTGTTCAGCGATGACAGGATTTTGACAGAATTTGGGCTTATCAAAACACTAGATGTCCATAGTGCGACCCGGGCCTAAGTGAATACTAACTAGTATTGCGCTGATTCCTGCTTGATCGTGTTGCGCGAGGACTGACGGCAGGGCATCGTCGGAATCTTGGTGGCCTTCTCCAACTGTAATTTAATGACAGTAAAACAATGTTACAAGCTGGGTCATCCATAGTTGCGCCCTGATTAAGCTTATAGTTTTAAAGCTGGTACGTCAAGACTTCACCTACATGTAACAAGCCTTTTTGTCAGGTTTAGGAGTACAGATTTGGGCTAAGATCTTAAACGAACGCCACTTTCCCTTTAAACTTTCAATAAGAGGACTATATACAATCGTATCTACCGTCTCCATCGTTGCCATCATCTTTGATCGCCACAACACctgaatctgaagaaaaagaagcattttttAGCTGAGAAATAATAAAAGTGAAACTAAATAAAGCCCAAAAACTCGTATGAGTTGCCTTCAATTTCATGAAcaagcataaaaaaaaaaaaaaaa containing:
- the LOC138005405 gene encoding uncharacterized protein; amino-acid sequence: MNGFDARASLRDVHWDENSSQQDRFGPGYFFWQNQAAMQDRNYGNFMPTAPIVTTEPVWAPSHATSYTNLEAGSSATTSPSRPSTPDSLTDSSAGTEERSKGGRAYEKWTDGEQFTLVQLWRDKHSRLESRHARQVWEEIAQELSKKTKRTITSTQCQRKMKHLKERYKAAKDHNRNQTGGDRKTAPFYDEIDSVLGCREIVTFSHVEESSSSTASSTGNSKGKERKDVQDGDGDTAEEDAALDEALDTFGLNKKRPKKSQQRDDRKRAAKKRKSLPKEADHKSDAVDESALFAQSIEKLQAQGDRVTGVLESMERNQSEQLKLMDRFMTTFAKAMQPEAKDN